The Stratiformator vulcanicus genome has a segment encoding these proteins:
- a CDS encoding VOC family protein: MSAKFFRTAPYADDAMNLPVRDVEQAIPFYESKMGFRVVSRSEDDCRRVTLGRDTIQIGLAENGGDPSQEGCFFEVDDVEAALAELQRYGLELKPDIQHQTHGGTDYRLFFVVAPDGLCYCIGQADK; the protein is encoded by the coding sequence ATGTCTGCCAAATTCTTCCGGACTGCCCCCTACGCCGACGATGCGATGAACCTTCCTGTTCGTGATGTCGAGCAGGCCATACCGTTTTATGAATCGAAGATGGGATTCCGAGTGGTGTCTCGATCGGAGGATGATTGCCGTCGCGTGACACTCGGACGCGACACGATTCAGATTGGCCTCGCGGAAAACGGTGGCGATCCTTCGCAGGAAGGCTGCTTCTTTGAAGTTGACGATGTGGAAGCTGCTCTTGCGGAACTACAACGGTACGGCTTGGAACTCAAGCCGGATATTCAACACCAGACGCACGGTGGAACGGACTATCGATTGTTCTTCGTTGTTGCGCCTGATGGACTGTGCTACTGCATCGGACAAGCTGACAAGTGA
- a CDS encoding OprO/OprP family phosphate-selective porin: protein MFRQITLMLFITLYAGASATVQAQVTAGITPCEARIQALEEEVATLRQATPASMTSATPTDLPSRHASLWTSDYDSSTLDNPIVDASKYPAVKMTGFFQADAGWIHQNAANRIAVGDIQDGADFRRARLAATGDVAENVGYMVEFDFGFPGRPSFMDVWLEVRDTRLGDVKVGQFRHPIGLGGLTSVKELTFIERGLPFAFLPFRQIGAMTSGADEDAGRTWALSGFRFPTDVFGGQIGDDGGYGLATRLTQVVFEDANGRVVHIGGAYSLIDPANDAVRYRSQPEFFIAETGGAAFVPAGVPSAVPPFVDTGVIATKKSHLFGAELATTSGSFHAQSEFIHAIVNRNAGPTVSFSGVSVQAGYILTGEHRPYNRKAGVLGRVVPTNDFGECGCGAWEIAARWSMLDLNNADIRGGRLNTSTLGLNWYLNKFTKFQFNYIHAFLDNPVNGDSDADIFAMRAQVDF, encoded by the coding sequence ATGTTTCGACAGATCACTTTAATGCTTTTTATCACCCTTTACGCTGGGGCATCCGCAACGGTGCAGGCTCAGGTGACCGCCGGAATTACACCTTGCGAAGCTCGGATTCAGGCACTCGAAGAGGAAGTCGCTACACTGCGACAAGCGACGCCAGCATCTATGACATCAGCGACACCGACGGATCTTCCGTCTAGGCATGCGTCGCTATGGACGAGCGATTATGACTCCAGCACGTTGGACAATCCCATCGTGGATGCGTCGAAGTACCCAGCGGTCAAGATGACCGGATTCTTTCAGGCCGACGCCGGTTGGATTCATCAGAACGCGGCCAATCGAATCGCTGTGGGCGACATTCAGGACGGTGCGGACTTTCGTCGAGCAAGGCTTGCGGCAACCGGCGATGTGGCCGAAAACGTGGGCTACATGGTTGAGTTCGACTTTGGTTTTCCCGGTCGCCCCAGCTTCATGGACGTCTGGCTGGAAGTTCGTGATACGCGTCTTGGCGACGTGAAGGTTGGTCAGTTTCGACATCCGATTGGTCTTGGTGGACTAACAAGTGTGAAGGAGTTGACTTTCATTGAACGCGGATTGCCGTTCGCTTTCCTACCGTTTCGACAGATTGGAGCGATGACGTCTGGTGCAGACGAAGACGCTGGTCGAACGTGGGCCTTGTCAGGCTTTCGTTTCCCAACCGATGTGTTCGGTGGTCAAATCGGTGACGACGGAGGGTACGGATTGGCCACGCGGTTGACTCAGGTAGTTTTCGAGGATGCCAATGGTAGAGTCGTCCACATCGGCGGAGCGTACAGCCTGATCGACCCGGCAAACGATGCAGTGCGGTATCGCAGTCAGCCGGAGTTCTTCATCGCAGAAACCGGTGGAGCTGCATTCGTCCCCGCCGGAGTCCCATCAGCCGTTCCGCCGTTTGTTGATACGGGTGTCATCGCGACGAAAAAGTCGCATCTGTTCGGGGCGGAGTTGGCTACGACCAGCGGCTCGTTTCATGCACAGTCGGAATTCATCCACGCGATCGTCAATCGCAACGCAGGGCCAACTGTTAGCTTTTCAGGGGTGTCGGTTCAGGCCGGTTACATCCTGACGGGCGAGCATCGTCCCTATAACCGTAAGGCAGGAGTGCTGGGACGGGTGGTGCCAACCAACGACTTCGGCGAATGCGGCTGCGGTGCATGGGAGATCGCCGCTCGCTGGTCTATGCTCGATTTGAACAACGCAGATATTCGCGGCGGACGGCTCAACACGTCGACGCTTGGTCTGAACTGGTATCTCAACAAGTTCACCAAGTTCCAGTTCAATTACATCCACGCCTTCCTAGACAACCCCGTCAACGGCGACAGCGACGCCGACATCTTTGCCATGCGGGCTCAAGTGGACTTCTGA
- a CDS encoding two-component system sensor histidine kinase NtrB, giving the protein MFRVHTEETGKFYWLAVIGLLLMSAAALGVTIWVMVDFLREQEIVDELIRKLPDDATKSAEVLAGELRWQFRLSMLVVLNLVVTGFAVVLLWRAYRSSQESLRDIKALAGDILSSMDQAVITTDADGNVTSINRRGLELVGPQEECVGHPLSMLSDKLPLDDFRTQWQVEKNVAMTRDFTIDGNGSERTLRAFCQTLSDHEDNEIGNVLQLRDITERLLIEDRMRRMERYMGLGTLAVGLHHEIKNPLAALSLHVQLLEEEIDGGNTSNETWHMLGVIKTEVSRIGGVLEGFRDFASIDRLNLGPVDLQELIKRQVELVRPTALQHQVTLDTQIPVDDLPTIFADQVRLEQVLLNLLLNALDAMPDGGSVMIKPFHSGEIAGIEVTDSGSGIPTSLHDKVFDAYFTTKGSGTGLGLAMCDKIMRQHDGSLAFRSSSKGTTFEMTLPIRPTNTDQSE; this is encoded by the coding sequence ATGTTTCGAGTTCATACCGAAGAGACGGGAAAATTTTATTGGCTTGCGGTTATTGGCCTGTTGCTAATGAGTGCCGCTGCGCTGGGGGTAACGATTTGGGTGATGGTCGACTTTCTCCGTGAACAGGAAATCGTCGATGAGCTGATTCGCAAACTGCCGGACGATGCCACGAAGTCGGCGGAAGTACTGGCTGGCGAACTTCGCTGGCAGTTTCGGCTCAGCATGCTGGTCGTACTGAATCTGGTCGTCACGGGATTTGCCGTCGTTCTGTTGTGGCGTGCGTACCGCTCGTCACAGGAATCGCTACGTGACATCAAAGCGCTTGCAGGTGACATCCTCAGCAGCATGGATCAGGCAGTCATCACAACCGACGCCGATGGCAACGTCACCAGCATCAACCGTCGCGGGTTGGAGTTGGTCGGTCCACAAGAGGAGTGCGTTGGGCACCCGTTATCGATGTTGTCGGACAAGCTTCCACTTGACGATTTTCGCACCCAGTGGCAAGTTGAAAAAAACGTCGCGATGACGCGAGACTTCACTATTGACGGGAACGGCTCTGAACGGACGCTTCGTGCATTCTGCCAAACGCTCAGCGACCATGAAGACAACGAGATCGGCAATGTTTTGCAGCTTCGTGACATCACGGAGCGCCTGCTGATCGAAGATCGAATGCGGAGAATGGAAAGATACATGGGGCTGGGAACGCTGGCGGTGGGCCTTCACCATGAGATCAAGAACCCGCTCGCAGCGCTTTCACTGCACGTCCAGTTACTCGAAGAAGAAATCGACGGCGGCAACACGTCAAATGAAACGTGGCATATGCTTGGCGTCATTAAGACTGAGGTTTCTCGCATTGGCGGCGTTCTGGAAGGCTTCCGCGACTTCGCATCGATCGACCGGTTAAACCTCGGACCGGTCGATTTGCAGGAACTCATCAAGCGGCAGGTCGAGTTGGTTCGCCCGACTGCGCTACAGCATCAGGTCACGCTCGACACGCAGATTCCAGTAGACGATTTGCCTACCATCTTCGCCGACCAAGTCCGATTGGAACAGGTTTTGCTCAACTTGCTGCTCAATGCGCTGGATGCGATGCCCGATGGTGGGTCTGTCATGATCAAGCCATTCCATTCAGGCGAAATCGCGGGAATCGAAGTGACTGATTCTGGTTCTGGAATTCCCACTTCACTGCACGACAAGGTTTTCGACGCATACTTTACGACCAAGGGTTCCGGTACCGGTCTGGGACTTGCAATGTGCGACAAGATCATGCGGCAACACGATGGCAGTCTTGCGTTTCGATCCTCCAGCAAGGGAACGACTTTTGAAATGACTCTGCCAATCCGTCCAACGAACACCGATCAATCTGAGTAG
- a CDS encoding CorA family divalent cation transporter, translated as MATLFIPLSFIAGLYGMNFNTQASKWNILELNWAMGITVRPLSRDFDSLRADLL; from the coding sequence ATCGCCACGCTTTTCATCCCGTTGAGCTTCATCGCTGGACTGTACGGAATGAATTTCAACACGCAGGCATCGAAGTGGAACATACTCGAACTGAACTGGGCGATGGGGATAACCGTTCGCCCTCTATCTCGTGACTTCGATAGCCTGCGTGCTGATCTCCTTTGA
- a CDS encoding DUF2309 domain-containing protein yields the protein MNGKPIRTVLRHARGPAWNANLLTFNQRLGHAVPTAELEDDPTSLNDHAAESLRHMVEHAAHLLPAQGPIEVFVHHNTLHAFEEQSFHEAVKSGLARYGAAPYFTEQEYRQLYAEGRITDSDLEAVIKDDLGERAGEQINGLGTRCEIRYAMLRHPLHIGPDAELRWVVAETDALQRFRERTTQINRSRIVSAAKKWLQDSAGRPEATDDQNGLLKKFGPNIDNWSDSAWEAFSLHLLWRTCLNGVSSITPASLPPTYDRPRDLLLHATGEDIDRHVHEVLIRFCAAYVDQGYSDWLLPNRDQGFFESFGSLYSESSRGLDRWLKRLPDELSFLRNSNATAEASIEVSLRELGIAESGREEFIAQSLLALGGWAGMIWQLESGVDWVVHSIPKGSLVGMLAVQLILEKHAIRKIGAGEFGEYESLATIVESAQKRLSDPAPLNRERGAFLLFQVAQMLGWTPLELQQLSEAEWKQLSEEVEVFDGIERHRIFHEAYERKYHHAAINAFSKHAARRREIELPWGDRPDFQIVTCIDDREESFRRHLEEVQPRCETFGAAGFFAVAIYYRGAADGFYKPLCPGVITPDHYVQEDVGYTFEGVHQGRAELRRRLGLAGHLFHTRSRTFLGGIFAGIVGSLATVPLVARVLFPHLTARIRRRFGSLLQPPPVTQLQLERHAEPPGPTNGHIGYSIDEMADVVIRLLQDIGLTKSEDFSRLFIVCGHGSSSLNNPHESAYCCGACAGKRGGPNARAFAEMANDWRVRALVAQQGITIPNDTTFVGAYHNTCDDSVVFYDLDQLPSSHREDFESARDAIEEARRRNAHERCRRFVSAPLNITPKDALRHVEGRAQDISQARPEYNHATNALCVVGRRDWSRGLFLDRRAFLTSYDPTQDDEEHSILLRILSAAIPVCAGINLEYYFSCVDYKNYGSGSKLPHNIVSLLGVMEGTSSDLRTGLYQQMVEIHEPIRILFLIETTPEAMLSIMERNEGIARLCQGGWSHLAVIDAETSQVQVFRNGKFEPFDKSDGELRQVSSSLECYEGERDHRPFFSIEETEVSS from the coding sequence GTGAACGGTAAGCCCATCCGAACAGTCCTGCGGCACGCCCGAGGCCCGGCATGGAACGCCAATTTGCTGACCTTCAACCAACGACTGGGGCACGCCGTGCCGACCGCAGAACTCGAAGACGATCCGACCTCGCTGAACGACCACGCCGCAGAATCGCTGCGGCACATGGTCGAGCATGCGGCTCATCTGCTGCCTGCCCAAGGGCCGATTGAGGTCTTCGTTCATCACAACACGCTACACGCATTCGAGGAACAGTCGTTTCATGAGGCAGTCAAATCAGGGCTCGCCCGATACGGTGCTGCACCCTATTTCACGGAGCAAGAGTATCGCCAGCTCTACGCCGAGGGTCGGATCACCGACTCGGATTTGGAAGCAGTCATCAAGGACGATCTCGGGGAACGAGCAGGCGAGCAGATCAACGGACTTGGAACGCGATGCGAGATTCGTTATGCGATGCTGCGGCACCCACTGCATATCGGGCCAGACGCAGAGCTTCGTTGGGTCGTCGCGGAAACCGATGCCCTGCAGAGATTTCGCGAACGCACTACACAGATCAATCGGTCTCGCATCGTGTCCGCCGCTAAGAAGTGGCTTCAGGATTCGGCCGGCAGGCCGGAAGCAACCGACGACCAAAATGGCCTCTTGAAAAAGTTCGGCCCCAACATCGACAACTGGTCTGACTCTGCGTGGGAAGCATTCTCACTACATCTACTGTGGCGGACCTGCCTGAATGGCGTGAGTTCAATCACACCAGCGAGTTTGCCACCAACCTACGATCGTCCGCGTGACTTGCTGCTTCATGCAACCGGCGAAGACATCGACCGACACGTTCACGAAGTTCTGATCCGATTCTGTGCAGCCTACGTCGATCAGGGTTACTCCGATTGGTTGCTGCCGAATCGCGATCAGGGGTTCTTTGAGTCCTTCGGATCGCTGTATTCGGAAAGCTCTCGCGGGCTTGATCGTTGGCTCAAACGATTGCCCGACGAACTGTCGTTTCTGCGAAACAGCAACGCGACAGCAGAGGCGTCCATCGAAGTCTCTCTGCGCGAGCTCGGAATTGCTGAGTCCGGTCGAGAGGAATTCATCGCACAGTCGCTGCTCGCCCTTGGGGGCTGGGCCGGAATGATCTGGCAACTGGAGTCCGGTGTGGACTGGGTGGTGCATTCGATTCCAAAGGGGTCGCTGGTTGGAATGCTTGCCGTTCAGTTGATTCTGGAGAAGCATGCCATCCGAAAAATTGGGGCGGGCGAGTTTGGTGAGTACGAATCCCTCGCAACGATTGTCGAATCAGCACAGAAACGGTTGAGCGATCCCGCTCCGTTGAACCGTGAACGGGGAGCGTTCCTGCTGTTTCAGGTCGCACAGATGCTTGGCTGGACGCCATTGGAGCTGCAGCAACTTAGCGAAGCTGAGTGGAAGCAGCTTTCTGAGGAAGTCGAAGTCTTCGACGGCATCGAACGCCATCGCATCTTTCACGAAGCATACGAACGCAAGTATCACCACGCCGCGATCAACGCATTCTCAAAGCATGCAGCACGAAGACGTGAGATTGAATTACCGTGGGGCGACCGTCCGGACTTTCAAATCGTGACGTGCATAGACGATCGAGAAGAATCGTTTCGTCGACATCTGGAGGAAGTGCAACCACGCTGTGAAACCTTCGGAGCCGCCGGTTTCTTTGCCGTGGCGATCTACTATCGCGGAGCAGCGGATGGATTCTATAAGCCGCTTTGTCCGGGAGTCATCACACCGGATCATTACGTGCAGGAAGATGTTGGATACACGTTTGAAGGCGTCCATCAGGGGCGGGCAGAGTTGCGTCGTCGTCTGGGACTTGCGGGCCACTTGTTTCACACTCGCAGCCGTACGTTTCTTGGTGGCATCTTTGCGGGCATCGTGGGGTCGCTGGCGACTGTCCCACTCGTTGCTCGTGTTCTCTTCCCTCACCTAACAGCTCGAATCCGGCGACGTTTTGGTTCGTTGCTGCAGCCTCCTCCAGTCACGCAACTGCAATTGGAACGTCATGCCGAACCACCTGGACCAACGAATGGGCACATTGGTTACTCCATCGACGAAATGGCCGATGTTGTCATTCGCCTGTTGCAAGATATTGGCCTAACGAAGTCGGAAGACTTTTCACGATTGTTTATCGTTTGCGGTCATGGTTCATCCAGCCTAAACAACCCTCATGAGTCCGCTTATTGCTGCGGTGCTTGTGCGGGAAAACGCGGTGGACCGAATGCTCGTGCGTTTGCCGAGATGGCAAACGATTGGCGAGTTCGAGCACTTGTCGCTCAACAAGGCATCACCATTCCAAATGACACAACTTTCGTAGGAGCCTATCACAACACGTGTGATGACTCGGTCGTGTTCTACGATCTGGACCAGCTTCCGTCGTCACACCGCGAAGACTTCGAGTCCGCTCGCGATGCGATCGAAGAAGCCCGTCGCAGGAACGCACACGAACGTTGCCGACGGTTTGTTTCCGCACCGCTGAACATCACACCCAAGGACGCCCTCCGTCACGTCGAAGGGAGAGCACAGGATATTTCGCAGGCTCGACCGGAATACAACCACGCGACCAACGCGTTGTGCGTCGTTGGACGCCGAGACTGGTCACGTGGGCTGTTTCTCGATCGTCGAGCGTTCCTCACGTCCTACGATCCGACTCAGGACGATGAAGAACATTCGATCCTGCTTCGCATTCTTTCAGCCGCAATACCCGTGTGTGCCGGAATCAATCTCGAATACTACTTTTCCTGCGTTGACTACAAGAACTACGGATCGGGCTCCAAGCTTCCGCACAACATCGTGTCGCTGCTTGGCGTGATGGAAGGAACATCCAGCGACCTGCGGACCGGGCTGTATCAGCAGATGGTCGAGATTCATGAACCGATTCGGATTCTGTTCCTGATTGAAACGACGCCAGAAGCGATGCTGTCGATCATGGAGCGTAACGAAGGGATCGCGAGGCTATGCCAAGGCGGCTGGTCACATCTGGCTGTCATCGACGCAGAAACATCACAGGTTCAAGTGTTTCGCAACGGCAAGTTTGAACCGTTCGATAAGAGTGACGGCGAGCTGAGGCAAGTCTCTTCTTCGCTGGAGTGCTACGAAGGCGAACGTGATCACCGACCGTTCTTTTCGATTGAAGAAACGGAGGTGTCGTCATGA
- a CDS encoding carbonic anhydrase → MQKLVDGIHKFQSESFSQDQKLFETLADGQNLLALFITCSDSRIDPNRLTQTKPGELFIQRTAGNIVPPYGSVFAGEACTIEYAVMALGIKDIIICGHSHCGAMGGLLDPDSIEQMPAVKEYLKHAEATRRIVNENYKHLTDPAKRLTLTVEENVLVQLESLKTHPSVAAAVGRGDLKLHGWVYKFETGEVFGYTPEKNAFLPVEDVEPATPGDRTLPPI, encoded by the coding sequence ATGCAGAAACTCGTCGACGGAATCCACAAATTCCAATCGGAATCATTCAGTCAGGATCAGAAGCTGTTCGAGACGCTGGCCGATGGCCAGAATCTACTGGCTCTGTTCATCACTTGCTCGGATTCGCGTATCGACCCGAACCGGCTGACGCAAACGAAGCCCGGCGAATTATTCATTCAGCGAACCGCCGGAAACATCGTTCCTCCGTACGGCAGCGTCTTCGCGGGGGAGGCATGCACGATTGAGTACGCGGTGATGGCTCTTGGAATCAAAGACATCATCATCTGTGGCCACTCGCACTGTGGAGCGATGGGGGGGCTACTTGATCCGGATTCCATCGAACAAATGCCGGCGGTCAAGGAATATCTGAAGCACGCGGAAGCAACACGTCGGATCGTCAACGAAAATTACAAGCACCTGACCGACCCAGCCAAACGTCTGACGCTGACGGTTGAAGAAAATGTCTTGGTGCAACTCGAAAGCCTGAAGACTCACCCGTCAGTTGCCGCCGCAGTCGGACGGGGCGACCTGAAGCTTCACGGTTGGGTTTACAAGTTCGAGACCGGCGAAGTCTTCGGTTACACTCCGGAGAAGAATGCATTCCTGCCGGTCGAAGATGTCGAACCAGCCACGCCGGGTGACCGAACACTGCCTCCGATTTAG
- a CDS encoding proton-conducting transporter transmembrane domain-containing protein, whose protein sequence is MTLESVLQFLGLVVVASPAVLLAALGLPLLCGFKLSESVQAGLTRAGVVIGLLASVAILVLMLATGLRHVPIELGNWVSIEQEHFHFHLKFVFDRLSVPFAMLSFVLCGTVGAFASVYLHREKGYARFFLQYALFLLGMIVSSLAGTIETLFFGWELVGLSSALLVAYFHERPGPVRNGHRVWTTYRLADAAFLVAALTMHHLTGAGDFDGLMGSGPWPEGVAAISSWSALAVGSLLLLAAAGKSGMVPFSGWLPRAMEGPTPSSAVFYGALSVHLGTYLLLRVSPLLDISLPLRILVITLGLISAIFGTLASRVQSDVKNALAFASLTQVGIITIEIGLGLRYIALIHMIGHACLRTLQLLRAPSVLKDHQMLEDAVGEHLTGDEVNSAKTTTGFQLWLYRFALHRGYLDAMIDNYVVRQFTAVFRWCDGMERRWTNLLSGGPSRESDQVSPYSDSLEDVA, encoded by the coding sequence ATGACGCTTGAATCCGTACTGCAATTCCTCGGGCTTGTTGTCGTTGCCAGTCCCGCCGTGTTGCTGGCCGCTCTCGGGTTGCCTCTGCTTTGTGGCTTCAAATTGAGCGAAAGCGTTCAAGCCGGGCTGACAAGAGCAGGCGTAGTGATTGGCCTCTTGGCATCAGTCGCGATTCTAGTGCTGATGCTTGCGACCGGTCTCCGTCACGTTCCGATCGAACTCGGTAATTGGGTGTCGATCGAGCAGGAACACTTTCATTTTCACTTGAAGTTTGTGTTCGATCGCCTGTCCGTTCCGTTTGCGATGCTGTCTTTTGTGCTGTGCGGCACGGTGGGAGCCTTCGCTTCGGTCTATCTGCATCGCGAGAAGGGCTACGCGAGATTCTTCCTGCAGTATGCCTTGTTCTTGTTGGGAATGATCGTTTCGTCACTGGCGGGCACCATCGAAACACTTTTCTTCGGCTGGGAATTGGTCGGGCTGTCTTCAGCATTACTTGTCGCGTATTTCCACGAGCGACCGGGGCCCGTCCGCAACGGACATCGTGTGTGGACAACCTATCGCTTAGCCGATGCCGCGTTTCTCGTGGCGGCTTTGACGATGCACCATCTGACGGGAGCTGGTGACTTCGATGGGCTGATGGGTTCCGGACCGTGGCCGGAAGGTGTTGCCGCAATTAGCTCGTGGTCGGCTCTGGCCGTTGGGTCGCTATTACTGCTGGCGGCGGCTGGAAAGTCTGGCATGGTGCCGTTCTCTGGCTGGTTACCGCGAGCAATGGAAGGGCCAACTCCTTCGAGTGCCGTCTTCTACGGTGCTTTGTCCGTTCACTTGGGAACGTACCTGTTGTTGCGAGTCAGCCCGTTGCTGGACATTTCACTACCGCTGCGAATCCTCGTCATCACTTTGGGATTGATTTCCGCCATCTTTGGAACACTCGCATCGCGGGTGCAAAGCGACGTGAAAAACGCATTGGCTTTCGCTTCGTTGACTCAAGTCGGAATCATCACCATCGAGATTGGTCTCGGCCTGCGGTACATCGCTCTGATTCACATGATTGGTCACGCCTGCCTGCGAACGCTTCAACTGCTGCGAGCCCCTTCCGTACTGAAGGATCATCAAATGCTCGAAGATGCGGTGGGCGAGCATCTCACTGGTGACGAAGTCAATTCCGCGAAAACCACCACTGGCTTTCAGCTCTGGCTTTATCGGTTCGCACTGCATCGCGGATACCTCGACGCAATGATTGATAACTACGTTGTGCGACAATTCACTGCGGTGTTTCGATGGTGCGATGGTATGGAGCGACGCTGGACGAACCTGCTGTCCGGCGGCCCGTCTCGTGAATCCGATCAAGTTTCGCCCTACAGCGATTCACTGGAGGACGTGGCCTGA
- a CDS encoding proton-conducting transporter transmembrane domain-containing protein — protein sequence MSELHLPWLELSVLLPLVGGIWVSLLKNRDRARTVCTIVCAVTLVCAIGEWLDFAMLGTFEAHDHWDLFQSIFHRDVFVIDELSAPLLPLGALLYLTTEMTTLRTKSNRFSFHWTLVSESILLATLACRSPWLIITLLAIATIPPWLELRKRGQCTRVFVIHMALFVTLLVAGQALAGATATSANPPILAGCLLTAGALLRSGVCPLHCWMTDLFEKATFGTALLFVTPMTGAYAVMRLVFPIAPSWALQSIAILSLVTAIYAAGMALVQRDSRRFFCYLFLSHSSLVLVGLEMATPIGLAGALCVWLSVGISLLGFGLALRCVEARTGRLTLDNFHGLYEHTPFLAAMFLLTGLASIGFPGTVGFIGTELLVEGAVEVYPFVGLAVVVAAAMNGVAIVKAYFHVFTGIRHTSTVKMDCRPSERITILVMVVLIIGGGLIPQPGVQSRYHAAQALLDHRSVEQADDSDGSDGSHSAHSETLTDNTDSE from the coding sequence ATGTCAGAACTTCATCTCCCTTGGCTTGAACTCTCTGTGCTGTTGCCGCTGGTCGGAGGAATCTGGGTTTCGTTGCTGAAGAACCGCGACCGGGCGAGGACAGTTTGCACCATCGTGTGTGCTGTTACGCTCGTCTGTGCAATCGGCGAATGGCTCGACTTTGCAATGCTCGGAACGTTTGAGGCTCACGATCATTGGGACTTGTTTCAGTCGATCTTTCATCGTGATGTGTTCGTCATCGATGAGTTGAGTGCCCCGCTGTTACCACTTGGGGCACTTCTGTACTTGACCACCGAGATGACGACGCTGCGAACCAAGAGCAATCGCTTTTCGTTTCATTGGACGCTCGTGTCGGAATCGATCCTGCTGGCAACGCTTGCGTGCCGTAGTCCGTGGTTGATCATTACCTTGCTTGCCATCGCCACGATTCCGCCGTGGCTGGAACTACGGAAGCGAGGCCAATGCACGCGGGTCTTTGTGATCCACATGGCATTGTTTGTGACGCTGTTGGTCGCAGGACAGGCCCTTGCCGGGGCGACAGCTACGTCGGCTAATCCGCCGATCCTTGCCGGGTGCCTTTTGACTGCCGGAGCATTACTTCGCAGTGGAGTCTGTCCGCTGCATTGCTGGATGACCGACTTGTTTGAGAAGGCGACGTTTGGGACCGCATTACTCTTTGTGACTCCGATGACCGGAGCTTACGCGGTGATGCGACTGGTATTTCCGATCGCACCATCTTGGGCATTGCAGAGCATCGCGATCCTGTCGCTGGTGACTGCGATCTACGCCGCTGGCATGGCATTGGTGCAACGGGACTCGCGGCGATTCTTCTGCTACCTATTTCTCAGCCATTCATCATTAGTGCTCGTCGGTCTGGAAATGGCCACACCGATTGGACTCGCTGGAGCACTCTGCGTTTGGCTGAGCGTTGGAATCTCTCTGCTCGGCTTCGGACTCGCCCTGCGTTGCGTCGAAGCTCGCACGGGACGCCTGACGCTCGACAACTTTCACGGGCTCTACGAACACACGCCGTTTCTTGCGGCGATGTTCCTGCTGACCGGATTAGCTTCTATCGGCTTTCCCGGTACGGTCGGATTCATTGGGACAGAACTTCTCGTCGAAGGAGCGGTCGAAGTTTACCCGTTCGTTGGATTGGCTGTGGTCGTCGCAGCAGCGATGAACGGAGTGGCGATTGTCAAAGCCTACTTCCACGTCTTCACCGGAATACGGCACACTTCGACCGTCAAGATGGACTGCCGCCCATCGGAACGCATCACGATTCTCGTGATGGTCGTTCTGATCATTGGCGGCGGGCTGATTCCTCAACCCGGTGTGCAATCACGCTACCACGCCGCCCAAGCCTTGCTCGACCATCGCAGTGTCGAACAAGCAGACGACTCCGACGGGAGCGATGGATCACACTCGGCTCACTCTGAAACACTCACCGACAATACAGATAGCGAATAG